From Halomicrobium salinisoli, the proteins below share one genomic window:
- a CDS encoding sirohydrochlorin chelatase: MQRDTLLLIGRSTGRARQVYEAHADRLRRRGVASEVRTLTYEREPLRELRDELRAVEADRAFAVPLCMAHTRETTDDLPAALGRAPSSVTYCEPVGRNPAVTRAIVDRAADHADAASEAGLVLVGFGASGTPYQRQAAEYHAARLREEDRYAEVTTCFLLQNPTVECARYNVSARETVAVPLFLAPGEATEERIPAKLEVDRGGVAYADPLADHELVTDAIEAEVEKQRVLVDDGTPQTFEAALTHQSRAVATDGEGPR; encoded by the coding sequence ATGCAACGCGACACACTCCTCCTGATCGGCCGGTCTACGGGACGCGCGCGGCAGGTGTACGAGGCCCACGCCGACCGCCTCCGTCGCCGCGGCGTCGCGAGCGAGGTGCGGACGCTGACCTACGAGCGCGAGCCGCTCCGGGAACTGCGCGACGAGCTGCGGGCCGTCGAGGCCGACCGCGCGTTCGCCGTGCCGCTGTGTATGGCCCACACCCGCGAGACGACCGACGACCTGCCCGCCGCGCTCGGTCGGGCCCCGTCGTCCGTGACGTACTGCGAGCCCGTCGGCCGGAACCCCGCCGTCACGCGGGCCATCGTCGACCGCGCGGCGGACCACGCCGACGCCGCGTCCGAGGCCGGCCTCGTCCTGGTCGGGTTCGGCGCCAGCGGGACGCCGTACCAGCGACAGGCCGCCGAGTACCACGCCGCTCGGCTGCGCGAGGAAGACCGGTACGCCGAGGTGACGACCTGCTTCCTGCTGCAGAACCCGACGGTCGAGTGCGCCCGGTACAACGTCTCCGCGCGGGAGACGGTCGCCGTCCCGCTGTTCCTGGCCCCCGGCGAGGCAACCGAGGAGCGGATCCCCGCGAAGCTCGAGGTCGACCGCGGCGGCGTCGCCTACGCCGACCCGCTGGCCGACCACGAACTGGTCACCGACGCCATCGAGGCCGAGGTGGAGAAGCAGCGCGTCCTCGTCGACGACGGGACGCCCCAGACCTTCGAGGCCGCCCTCACCCACCAGTCCCGCGCCGTCGCGACCGACGGCGAGGGGCCGCGCTGA
- a CDS encoding glycerophosphodiester phosphodiesterase translates to MHSDESGSADRVSRRNVVKTTGAVLGLAATGGTATARSDRKQGGQSRGDLHVTAHRGFRDVFPQNTVAAVSGSSFLGADRIEIDVVATSDGDVVVFHDEALDDLTDETGAVAETSTETVTQAEVLGSGETIPTLAEVLDAARPSVTINVEFKDAGPLSWTEFAERTLEIASGYPGEYYASSFDPDALRAVRDVDPSVGVAPIFGGNKEENLAVARELDAEAVNPSADVLDADLVETAHDENRAVNVWTIDSWREARAPIELGADGLIADYPLLAAYAADGEQPGTPGLRGKNGRDR, encoded by the coding sequence ATGCACTCCGACGAGAGCGGTTCGGCGGATCGAGTGTCGCGGCGGAACGTCGTCAAGACCACCGGTGCGGTCCTCGGCCTCGCGGCCACCGGCGGCACCGCGACGGCCCGCAGCGATCGGAAGCAGGGCGGACAATCGCGGGGGGATCTCCACGTCACGGCCCACCGAGGGTTCAGAGACGTGTTCCCGCAGAACACGGTCGCGGCCGTCTCAGGGTCGTCGTTCCTGGGGGCCGACCGGATCGAGATCGACGTGGTCGCCACGTCGGACGGGGACGTCGTCGTCTTCCACGACGAGGCGCTGGACGACCTCACCGACGAGACGGGTGCCGTCGCCGAGACGTCGACCGAGACGGTGACGCAGGCCGAGGTCCTCGGTTCCGGGGAGACCATCCCGACCCTCGCCGAGGTGCTCGACGCGGCCAGACCAAGCGTCACGATCAACGTCGAGTTCAAGGACGCCGGCCCGCTCTCCTGGACGGAGTTCGCCGAACGTACCCTGGAGATCGCTTCGGGCTATCCCGGGGAGTACTACGCCTCCTCGTTCGACCCCGACGCGCTGCGGGCCGTCCGCGACGTGGACCCGAGCGTCGGCGTGGCCCCGATCTTCGGCGGTAACAAGGAGGAGAACCTGGCGGTCGCGCGCGAACTCGACGCCGAGGCGGTGAACCCGTCGGCAGACGTCCTCGACGCCGACCTCGTCGAAACCGCGCACGACGAGAACCGAGCGGTGAACGTATGGACGATCGACAGTTGGCGGGAGGCGCGGGCCCCGATCGAACTCGGTGCCGACGGCCTGATCGCCGATTACCCCCTGCTCGCCGCGTACGCCGCCGACGGGGAACAACCCGGTACCCCGGGCCTGCGCGGGAAGAACGGCCGGGACCGATAG
- a CDS encoding DUF7576 family protein, giving the protein MVDPTSDLKDDVDEDDAPTCETCGEAIANESTHRVSTWVEDGSVRTAHFCDDACRESWDRE; this is encoded by the coding sequence ATGGTAGACCCTACGTCAGACCTGAAGGACGACGTTGACGAGGACGACGCGCCCACCTGTGAGACGTGCGGGGAGGCGATCGCGAACGAGTCCACCCACCGCGTGAGCACGTGGGTCGAGGACGGCAGCGTGCGGACGGCCCACTTCTGCGACGACGCCTGTCGGGAGTCCTGGGACCGGGAGTGA
- the glmU gene encoding bifunctional sugar-1-phosphate nucleotidylyltransferase/acetyltransferase, translating to MQAVVLAAGQGTRMRPLTDTTPKPMLPVADRPLVAHTADAAVEAGVDELVLVVGYEADQVRDFFGAEYRGVPVEYAVQEEQLGTAHAVRCAREHLEGPFAVLNGDDLYDEASLAELFTVGRDRPVVGTYRVEDPTSYGVFEVEDGEVRGIVEKPSDPPTDQINVGAYVFPAAAREWLDVEQSERGEYELTDVLARTIDERSVGTVEVDRWLGCGRPWELLEANEWKLGELERRIDGDVKGDAELHGTVVVEEGATIEPGVVIEGPVLVRSGAEIGPNAYVRGATMLGEGVHVGHGVEVKNSVVREGAAVPHVSYVGDSVLGRDVNLGAGTQVANLRHDDQPVEHTVKGERVSTGRRKFGVVAGDGAKTGVNTSLNPGVTLSSGATTLPGETVSRDR from the coding sequence ATGCAAGCCGTCGTACTCGCCGCCGGACAGGGCACGCGAATGCGTCCGCTGACCGACACGACGCCGAAGCCGATGCTCCCCGTGGCCGACAGGCCGCTGGTGGCCCACACCGCCGACGCAGCGGTCGAGGCGGGCGTCGACGAACTGGTGCTCGTGGTGGGCTACGAGGCCGACCAGGTGCGGGACTTCTTCGGCGCGGAGTACCGGGGCGTCCCGGTCGAGTACGCCGTCCAGGAGGAGCAGCTGGGGACCGCCCACGCCGTCCGCTGCGCGCGCGAGCACCTGGAGGGGCCGTTCGCGGTCCTGAACGGGGACGACCTCTACGACGAGGCGAGCCTGGCGGAGCTGTTCACGGTCGGGCGGGACCGGCCCGTCGTGGGTACCTACCGCGTCGAGGACCCGACGAGCTACGGGGTCTTCGAGGTCGAGGACGGCGAGGTCCGCGGCATCGTGGAGAAGCCGTCCGACCCGCCGACGGACCAGATCAACGTCGGGGCGTACGTCTTCCCGGCCGCGGCGCGCGAGTGGCTGGACGTCGAGCAGAGCGAGCGCGGCGAGTACGAACTGACGGACGTGCTCGCCCGCACGATCGACGAGCGGTCGGTCGGCACCGTCGAGGTCGACCGCTGGCTGGGCTGCGGCCGACCGTGGGAACTGCTCGAGGCCAACGAGTGGAAGCTCGGCGAACTGGAGCGGCGGATCGACGGCGACGTGAAGGGCGACGCCGAGCTACACGGGACGGTCGTAGTCGAGGAAGGCGCGACGATAGAGCCGGGCGTCGTGATCGAGGGGCCGGTGCTGGTCCGGTCTGGCGCGGAGATCGGGCCGAACGCCTACGTCCGCGGGGCGACGATGCTGGGCGAGGGCGTCCACGTCGGTCACGGCGTCGAGGTGAAGAACAGCGTCGTCCGCGAGGGGGCGGCGGTGCCCCACGTGAGCTACGTCGGAGACAGCGTCCTCGGCCGGGACGTGAACCTCGGCGCCGGGACGCAGGTGGCCAACCTCCGTCACGACGACCAGCCGGTCGAGCACACCGTCAAGGGCGAGCGCGTCTCGACGGGCCGGCGGAAGTTCGGCGTGGTCGCGGGCGACGGCGCGAAGACCGGCGTGAACACGTCGCTGAACCCCGGCGTGACCCTCTCTTCCGGCGCGACGACGCTGCCCGGCGAGACGGTCTCCAGGGATCGGTGA
- the dpsA gene encoding DNA starvation/stationary phase protection protein DpsA: MSSEQITRRTPGDVEENPVRLDVDKAEQIVDALNTDLADAYVLYHQLHKHHWNVEGAEHLDIHRFLQEAYEDVEEAADEVAERIQALGGVPHASMPALSDAATVEHEDEVVYDIRTSLENDLEIYGDVVESYRDHIELTENLGDHATAEMLRQHLVDLEEHAHVIDHYLEDDTLVLESALR, translated from the coding sequence ATGAGCTCAGAACAGATCACCCGTCGGACCCCCGGCGACGTCGAGGAGAACCCCGTCCGGCTCGACGTCGACAAGGCCGAACAGATCGTCGACGCCCTGAACACCGACCTGGCCGACGCGTACGTGCTCTACCACCAGCTCCACAAGCACCACTGGAACGTCGAGGGTGCGGAACACCTCGACATCCACCGCTTCCTCCAGGAGGCCTACGAGGACGTCGAGGAGGCCGCCGACGAGGTCGCCGAGCGCATCCAGGCGCTCGGCGGCGTCCCGCACGCGAGCATGCCGGCCCTCTCCGACGCCGCGACCGTCGAGCACGAGGACGAGGTCGTCTACGACATCCGGACGTCCCTCGAAAACGACCTCGAGATCTACGGCGACGTCGTCGAGAGCTACCGGGACCACATCGAACTCACGGAGAACCTCGGCGACCACGCCACCGCCGAGATGCTCCGCCAGCACCTCGTCGACCTCGAGGAGCACGCGCACGTCATCGACCACTACCTCGAGGACGACACCCTCGTCCTCGAGTCGGCGCTTCGGTGA
- a CDS encoding FAD-dependent oxidoreductase, whose protein sequence is MTLETVSRYQRGQVADVGDRAVVVGGSIAGLLTARVLADGFDEVTILERDSLPDEPGARRGVPQGRHVHVLQEAGRATLEDLLPGFGEELISAGALMIDGLSDFRHHEQGDFLADGPRRVPMYCATRPLLEHLVRRRVTDADPVEVRAGCRRTDYLVDDATQTVEGVVVRDDDGGVDDVPADLVVDATGRTSQTPAWLEEHGYEPPDVDEVHIDVRYSTVRIERPPDDRRAFFVPPEPPRARGAGMFPIEGDRWVATLFGMHGDHPPADPDGLCEFAATLPITELERLLDEQPWNSDGVAQYPFPSNRRRRFERLDRFPDGLLVVGDAVASFNPIYGQGMSVAALEALVLHHALADGDRDDLPLRFFDRAEPVVDVPWSIAVGGDFAFPQTEGPKPRGTDFFNRYLDRLVRKAHTNGDLRDALIRVFMMERPPSSLLRPGVAWQVVRPTRADLGTVPRPGSGIQSGKTP, encoded by the coding sequence ATGACACTCGAAACCGTCTCCCGGTACCAGCGGGGGCAAGTAGCCGACGTCGGAGACCGCGCGGTAGTCGTCGGGGGTAGCATCGCGGGCCTGTTGACCGCCCGCGTTCTGGCCGACGGGTTCGACGAGGTCACGATACTCGAGCGGGACTCGCTGCCCGACGAACCCGGTGCCCGTCGCGGCGTACCACAGGGGCGTCACGTCCACGTGTTGCAGGAGGCCGGACGGGCGACGCTCGAGGACCTGTTGCCGGGGTTCGGCGAAGAGCTGATATCGGCCGGCGCGCTGATGATCGACGGACTGTCCGACTTCCGCCATCACGAGCAGGGCGACTTCCTCGCAGACGGCCCACGACGCGTCCCGATGTACTGCGCGACGCGACCGCTCCTCGAGCACCTCGTCCGGCGCCGCGTCACCGATGCGGATCCGGTCGAAGTGCGTGCGGGGTGTCGACGCACTGATTACCTCGTGGACGACGCGACGCAGACGGTCGAGGGGGTCGTGGTCAGAGACGACGACGGCGGCGTGGACGACGTCCCCGCCGATCTGGTCGTCGACGCGACCGGCCGGACGAGCCAGACGCCGGCCTGGCTCGAGGAACACGGGTACGAGCCGCCCGACGTCGACGAGGTTCACATCGACGTGCGCTACAGCACCGTTCGCATCGAACGGCCGCCCGACGATCGGCGGGCGTTCTTCGTGCCGCCCGAACCGCCTCGCGCCCGCGGCGCCGGGATGTTCCCCATCGAAGGCGACCGCTGGGTGGCGACGCTCTTCGGCATGCACGGCGACCATCCGCCGGCGGACCCGGACGGGCTGTGTGAGTTCGCGGCGACCCTCCCGATAACCGAACTGGAGCGTCTGCTCGACGAGCAGCCCTGGAACTCCGACGGCGTCGCGCAGTACCCGTTTCCCTCTAACCGCCGGCGACGGTTCGAGCGACTCGACCGGTTCCCCGACGGCCTGCTCGTCGTCGGCGACGCCGTCGCGAGTTTCAACCCGATCTACGGACAGGGGATGTCGGTAGCCGCGCTGGAGGCGCTCGTCCTCCACCACGCCCTGGCCGACGGCGACCGGGACGATCTGCCGCTCCGCTTCTTCGATCGGGCCGAGCCCGTCGTAGACGTTCCGTGGTCGATCGCCGTCGGTGGCGACTTCGCGTTCCCGCAGACTGAGGGCCCGAAGCCGAGGGGCACAGACTTCTTCAATCGCTATCTGGACCGACTGGTCCGGAAGGCACACACGAACGGCGACCTCCGAGACGCCCTCATCCGCGTCTTCATGATGGAACGGCCACCGAGCTCGCTGTTGCGTCCCGGCGTCGCGTGGCAAGTCGTCCGACCGACCCGAGCGGACTTGGGAACCGTCCCCCGGCCCGGGTCCGGGATACAGTCCGGGAAGACGCCCTGA
- a CDS encoding helix-turn-helix transcriptional regulator: MEDVLGDVQFLANSANRIRVLEALRDGPASRRELQEETDVPRSTAARVLDDAEARGWVDSQGSQYRITPVGEVAVSEFRAYTETMQGIRHLGSAINRLPEPVLELDFRYLRDADVATPTEGNPTAPFDRGLDCIRSAERYRGLTSNSLPQYMDVIRDRVVHGQLDFEGVIEANFVEELREDPTRAAPWRDVGHRMWLYDGAVPINMHIVDETALLWLCNENQDGDDVLLTGLVESDHPAVLSWAESLYEEYRSEAEPFDPVVLPVG, from the coding sequence ATGGAAGACGTCCTCGGGGACGTCCAGTTCCTCGCGAACTCGGCGAACCGCATCCGAGTTCTGGAGGCGCTGCGGGACGGACCGGCCAGTCGCCGCGAGCTGCAAGAGGAGACGGACGTCCCGCGGTCGACGGCGGCGCGGGTCCTCGACGACGCCGAGGCGCGTGGATGGGTCGACTCACAGGGGAGCCAGTACCGAATCACGCCGGTGGGCGAGGTCGCGGTGTCGGAGTTCCGCGCCTACACCGAAACGATGCAGGGGATCCGGCACCTGGGGTCGGCGATCAACCGGCTTCCGGAACCGGTCCTCGAACTCGATTTCCGGTATCTCCGAGACGCCGACGTGGCGACGCCGACCGAGGGGAATCCGACCGCACCGTTCGACCGGGGCCTCGACTGCATCCGGTCCGCGGAGAGATATCGCGGGCTCACGTCGAACTCCCTGCCCCAGTACATGGACGTGATCCGGGACCGGGTAGTCCACGGCCAACTGGACTTCGAGGGTGTCATCGAGGCCAATTTCGTCGAGGAACTGCGCGAGGACCCGACGCGCGCGGCGCCCTGGAGAGACGTCGGACACCGGATGTGGCTGTACGACGGGGCGGTCCCGATCAACATGCACATCGTCGACGAGACGGCGTTGCTCTGGCTGTGCAACGAGAACCAGGACGGCGACGACGTGCTACTGACCGGGCTCGTAGAGAGCGATCACCCCGCAGTACTGTCGTGGGCCGAATCGCTCTACGAGGAGTACCGGAGCGAGGCAGAGCCGTTCGATCCGGTGGTCCTGCCCGTCGGGTAG
- a CDS encoding ester cyclase: MARATPEPEQLVNDYVALWNGDFSKIDVVAESVEVYDPHAPDGEVHGRENFEAYVREVRDAFPDLTFTAEDVLASDDLVMAEWTGTGTHEGEYNGAAPTGREMTVRGVSRVQIADGEIRSDRIYTDPLEMHEQLGLVDD; this comes from the coding sequence ATGGCACGAGCGACACCAGAGCCCGAACAACTCGTGAACGACTACGTAGCCCTGTGGAACGGCGACTTCTCGAAGATCGACGTCGTCGCCGAGTCAGTCGAGGTCTACGATCCACACGCACCAGACGGGGAGGTCCACGGCCGCGAGAACTTCGAGGCGTACGTTCGCGAGGTCCGGGACGCGTTCCCGGACCTCACGTTCACGGCGGAGGACGTACTCGCCAGTGACGACCTTGTCATGGCCGAGTGGACGGGGACAGGGACGCACGAAGGGGAGTACAACGGCGCCGCCCCGACCGGACGGGAAATGACCGTGCGGGGCGTCTCCAGGGTGCAGATAGCGGACGGCGAGATACGATCTGACCGCATCTACACTGATCCCCTGGAGATGCACGAGCAGCTCGGTCTCGTCGACGACTGA